A stretch of the Candidatus Alcyoniella australis genome encodes the following:
- a CDS encoding glycosyltransferase family 39 protein: MNRLKPLLPWLIIFAVALGVRLIYLHEIHLNPFFDHPVVDEFEYDKQARALAGEPGADPVFLRSAYYQSPVYSFFLAGIYRLLGRDLYLVRLIQALLGALGAALVYALGREMLGRRTALVCALGAALWPTTVYFDAELLSTPLITLFGLAALLALMHRRWLIAGLLLGLGLVSRGDLALFVIAAMAYAWIVTRDQSSIAQRIAVQARIVLPIVLCILPFTLRNYLVTGDLVLISTNPGLNFYLGNNQDYPASIEMRPSQSWREFMAEPLAAGLTRPSDHSRYFFAKSLRELRADPSWLPRVVGDKCRRWISGREWMRNREIYPMREYSRFLSAALWINVLAFPQGLLSPLALLGLLVALRRKGAARLSAIYLLCLAAAAVIFFVTSRYRAPTIGVQLVLAGLAVESLIAWTRQRRSALLAGAGALLACGLLVSNLGVGGMPREFNPDALAGAALQMAAEGDVRTAEQFLERALAQDPTYALAYNNLANLQSREGRYSAAIANYLRAVEHDPGYGLAQRNLISTLKLLPGTDRALWTAGAATVLSPRSPQRRTELAGELERIGLPEAADLQRSEALRLEGN; the protein is encoded by the coding sequence ATGAATCGGCTCAAGCCGCTACTGCCGTGGCTGATCATCTTCGCAGTCGCCCTGGGCGTGCGTCTGATCTACCTGCACGAGATTCACCTCAACCCGTTTTTCGATCACCCGGTGGTCGACGAGTTCGAGTACGACAAGCAGGCGCGGGCATTGGCCGGCGAGCCCGGCGCGGACCCCGTGTTTTTACGAAGCGCCTACTATCAATCGCCGGTCTACTCGTTCTTCCTCGCCGGAATCTATCGACTGCTGGGCCGCGACCTGTACCTGGTGCGGCTGATCCAGGCGCTGCTCGGCGCGTTGGGCGCGGCGCTGGTTTACGCATTGGGCCGCGAGATGCTCGGCAGGCGCACGGCGTTGGTCTGCGCGCTGGGCGCGGCGCTGTGGCCGACAACGGTCTACTTCGACGCCGAGCTGCTCTCAACGCCGCTGATCACGTTGTTCGGCCTGGCCGCGCTGTTGGCCCTGATGCACCGGCGCTGGCTGATCGCCGGACTGCTGCTGGGCCTGGGGCTGGTCAGCCGCGGCGACCTGGCGTTGTTCGTGATCGCGGCCATGGCCTACGCCTGGATCGTCACCCGCGATCAATCGAGCATCGCCCAACGGATTGCGGTCCAGGCGCGGATCGTGCTGCCCATAGTGCTCTGCATACTGCCGTTCACGCTGCGCAACTATCTGGTCACCGGCGACCTGGTGCTGATCAGCACCAACCCCGGACTCAACTTCTACTTGGGCAACAACCAGGATTACCCGGCCAGCATCGAGATGCGGCCCAGTCAGAGCTGGCGCGAGTTCATGGCCGAACCGCTGGCCGCGGGCCTGACCCGCCCGTCCGATCACAGCCGCTATTTCTTTGCCAAGTCCCTGCGCGAGCTGCGCGCCGATCCCTCGTGGCTACCGCGGGTGGTCGGCGATAAGTGCCGGCGTTGGATCTCGGGCCGCGAGTGGATGCGCAACCGCGAGATCTATCCGATGCGCGAATACTCGCGCTTTTTAAGCGCCGCGCTGTGGATCAACGTCCTGGCCTTTCCCCAGGGCCTGCTCTCGCCGCTGGCGCTGTTGGGACTATTGGTGGCGTTGCGCCGCAAGGGCGCGGCGCGGCTCAGCGCGATCTACCTGCTGTGCCTGGCCGCGGCCGCGGTGATCTTCTTTGTCACCTCGCGTTATCGCGCTCCGACCATCGGCGTGCAGTTGGTGCTCGCCGGGCTGGCCGTCGAGTCGCTGATCGCCTGGACGCGGCAACGCCGGAGCGCATTGCTGGCAGGCGCGGGCGCGCTGCTGGCCTGCGGGCTGCTCGTATCCAATCTTGGCGTGGGAGGCATGCCGCGCGAGTTCAACCCCGACGCGCTGGCAGGCGCGGCCCTGCAGATGGCGGCGGAAGGCGACGTGCGCACGGCCGAGCAATTCCTCGAACGTGCGCTGGCCCAGGACCCGACCTACGCCCTGGCCTACAATAATCTGGCCAACCTCCAGAGCCGCGAGGGCCGCTATAGTGCGGCGATCGCCAACTACCTGCGAGCTGTGGAGCACGACCCGGGGTACGGGCTTGCCCAACGCAACCTGATCTCCACGCTCAAACTCCTGCCCGGCACGGATCGCGCGCTTTGGACCGCGGGCGCGGCAACCGTGCTCAGCCCGCGCAGCCCCCAACGCCGCACCGAGCTCGCAGGCGAACTGGAGCGCATCGGCCTGCCCGAGGCCGCCGACCTGCAACGCTCCGAGGCCCTCAGGCTCGAGGGGAATTAA
- the argC gene encoding N-acetyl-gamma-glutamyl-phosphate reductase has protein sequence MKRVAIVGASGFSGHDLLKLIKAHPQLELGPLVARSEAGKRVSDLYPDWPGDEVYIPATPDELAAMDVDLMFLCLPNGQAMKIVPRLPRKMRVVDVSADYRFDNRMRWEQVYGMQHADPARQAVYGLTEWARREVAGARVLANPGCYVTASLMIALPLAREGVLSQAVFDCKSGYSGAGRKPSQFNDPEQLRDDILAYKLANHRHQDEISEKLGLEISFTPHVLPAFRGILCTAHLWTDPQMSAAQVRELVNETYHNEPFVKVLSDRLPTLHDTVNTNKVCIGGFEEDERTGRVVVVSTLDNLVKGAAGQALQNANLMLGLPETTGLR, from the coding sequence GTGAAGCGCGTGGCGATCGTCGGCGCATCGGGATTCTCGGGTCACGACCTGCTTAAGTTGATTAAAGCCCATCCGCAGCTCGAGCTGGGGCCGCTGGTGGCACGCTCGGAGGCGGGCAAACGCGTAAGCGATCTCTACCCGGACTGGCCGGGCGACGAGGTCTATATTCCGGCCACGCCCGACGAGCTCGCGGCAATGGACGTCGACCTGATGTTCCTCTGCCTGCCCAACGGCCAGGCGATGAAGATCGTGCCGCGGCTGCCTAGAAAGATGCGCGTGGTCGATGTCTCGGCCGACTATCGTTTCGATAACCGCATGCGCTGGGAACAGGTCTACGGCATGCAGCACGCCGATCCGGCGCGCCAGGCGGTCTACGGCCTAACCGAGTGGGCGCGGCGCGAGGTGGCCGGCGCGCGGGTGCTGGCCAACCCCGGCTGCTACGTCACCGCCTCACTGATGATCGCGCTGCCCCTGGCGCGCGAGGGCGTGTTGAGCCAGGCGGTGTTCGACTGCAAGAGCGGATACTCCGGCGCGGGACGCAAGCCCAGCCAGTTCAACGACCCCGAACAACTGCGCGACGATATCCTGGCCTACAAGCTGGCCAACCATCGCCACCAGGACGAGATTTCGGAGAAGCTCGGGCTCGAGATCAGCTTCACCCCGCACGTGCTGCCCGCGTTTCGCGGGATCCTTTGCACGGCCCACCTCTGGACCGATCCGCAGATGAGCGCCGCGCAGGTCAGGGAGTTGGTCAACGAGACCTACCACAACGAGCCGTTCGTCAAAGTTCTTAGCGACCGGCTGCCGACCCTGCACGACACGGTAAACACCAACAAGGTCTGCATCGGCGGGTTCGAGGAGGACGAGCGCACCGGCCGGGTCGTGGTCGTTTCGACCCTGGACAACCTAGTCAAAGGGGCCGCCGGACAGGCGCTGCAGAACGCCAACCTGATGCTCGGCCTGCCCGAGACCACGGGGCTGCGCTAA
- a CDS encoding TlpA disulfide reductase family protein, whose product MSEKSLGRTKRLVVVLIAAVLAIVYLYGTRQQGGPEQGIAAPEFSGQLRGGGDFTLSEHRGNVVLLVFYATWCSKCNKEMRHIAQYDELYGGRGLDVAAVWIDPQNGDELDRQVLKNKARYWFIEDPEQAVAELYEVGVLPTMVLIDRMGTVRGTYLGGGSTQREALENELNLLLFSREQ is encoded by the coding sequence ATGTCGGAAAAGAGCTTAGGACGCACGAAACGCCTGGTCGTGGTGCTGATCGCCGCGGTGCTGGCGATCGTCTACCTTTACGGTACGCGCCAGCAAGGCGGACCGGAGCAGGGGATCGCGGCCCCGGAGTTCAGCGGACAGCTGCGCGGCGGCGGCGATTTCACGCTTTCGGAACACCGCGGCAACGTCGTGCTGCTGGTCTTCTACGCCACGTGGTGTTCCAAGTGCAATAAAGAGATGAGGCACATCGCGCAGTACGACGAGCTATACGGCGGGCGAGGGCTCGACGTGGCTGCGGTCTGGATCGACCCGCAAAACGGCGACGAGCTCGATCGGCAGGTGCTCAAGAACAAGGCGCGCTATTGGTTTATCGAGGATCCGGAGCAGGCCGTGGCCGAGCTGTACGAGGTCGGTGTGCTGCCCACGATGGTGCTGATCGACCGGATGGGCACGGTGCGCGGCACGTATCTCGGCGGCGGATCGACCCAGCGCGAAGCCCTGGAGAACGAGCTGAACCTGCTGCTGTTCAGCCGCGAGCAGTAG
- a CDS encoding UbiA prenyltransferase family protein: MLLELWSSMRPRRWAKNIVMLVGLAFGMSLYDPSALLRILWAAAVFCLLSGSGYLINDLVDRKFDRLHPIKRHRALAAGRLSTRLALATALMIAAICVVAAWPLGPRFFIAALGFWLLQVAYSLVLSRLVVLDLFAMAGLLLLRVTAGAWAVPVPVSRWLMVCTMLLGLLLAMGTRRHELLEKVRLGGDGHKPVLCEYSPYLMDQMIAVVTSATLLVYVLYTQSAETLAKFNTRSLVLSTPFVLHGIFRYLYLVHRRQGELSPERLILGDRPFQLTLLGYAICVGVILYF, translated from the coding sequence ATGCTGCTCGAACTATGGTCCTCGATGCGCCCCCGGCGCTGGGCCAAGAACATTGTAATGCTGGTCGGCCTGGCATTCGGTATGAGCCTTTACGATCCGTCGGCACTGCTGCGGATCCTCTGGGCCGCGGCCGTATTTTGCCTGCTGTCGGGCAGCGGCTACCTGATCAACGATCTGGTCGACCGCAAGTTCGACCGGCTGCACCCGATCAAACGTCATCGCGCATTGGCAGCGGGTAGGCTCTCAACGCGCCTGGCACTGGCAACGGCGCTGATGATCGCCGCGATCTGCGTAGTTGCCGCCTGGCCGTTGGGACCACGCTTTTTTATCGCGGCCCTGGGCTTCTGGCTGCTACAGGTGGCCTACAGCCTGGTGCTGAGCAGGCTGGTGGTGCTCGACCTGTTCGCCATGGCCGGATTGCTGCTGCTGCGCGTGACCGCGGGCGCCTGGGCTGTACCCGTACCGGTCAGCCGCTGGCTGATGGTCTGCACGATGCTGCTTGGACTGCTGCTGGCGATGGGCACGCGTCGGCACGAGCTGCTCGAGAAAGTGCGACTCGGCGGCGATGGACATAAGCCGGTGCTGTGCGAGTACAGCCCGTACCTGATGGACCAGATGATCGCCGTGGTCACCAGCGCCACGCTGCTGGTCTACGTGCTCTATACCCAGAGCGCGGAGACGCTGGCCAAATTCAACACGCGCTCGCTGGTGCTCAGCACGCCGTTCGTGCTCCACGGCATTTTTCGCTACCTGTACCTGGTGCACCGCCGACAGGGCGAGCTAAGTCCCGAGCGACTGATCCTCGGCGACCGGCCGTTCCAGCTCACGCTGTTGGGCTACGCGATCTGCGTCGGAGTCATCCTCTATTTCTGA
- a CDS encoding acetylornithine/succinylornithine family transaminase, with product MKSVNSSFKRRAESLLVPTYGPRPVLFERGEGCLLFDEHGREVLDFAGGIATCLVGHGRPEVTRAVEHAASRLINATNLYYTRPQIELAAQLKKISGLPRTFLCNSGTEAIEAALKFARRATGRTRFVGFSGAFHGRSLGALSATHKAALRDPFKPLLPGFSHVPFGDLDAAAKAIGPKIAAVIVEPIQGETGVVPAPPGFLAGLQRLCRKAGALLIVDEIQTGMGRTGKWFAYQHDKLAPDMVTMAKGLANGVPIGACLVSEKVSSAIKPGDHGSTFGGNDLACSAALATLGVVRSERLLANAARMGRRLAAGLNKIKSPRIVGVRGQGLMQALVFRDDPSDVARRALDNGLLVLPTSKIALRMLPSLVIDSAQIDCGLELLERSL from the coding sequence ATGAAAAGCGTGAACAGTAGCTTCAAGCGCCGTGCCGAATCGCTGCTGGTGCCGACCTACGGGCCGCGGCCGGTGCTGTTCGAGCGCGGCGAAGGCTGCCTGCTCTTTGACGAGCACGGCCGCGAGGTGCTCGACTTTGCCGGCGGCATCGCCACCTGTCTGGTGGGCCACGGCCGACCCGAAGTGACTCGCGCCGTGGAGCACGCTGCGTCGCGGCTGATCAACGCCACCAACCTGTACTACACCCGGCCGCAGATCGAGCTGGCCGCGCAACTTAAAAAAATTTCCGGCCTGCCGCGGACGTTCCTGTGCAACTCGGGAACCGAGGCGATAGAGGCGGCGCTGAAGTTCGCGCGTCGCGCCACGGGCCGCACGCGCTTCGTCGGGTTCAGCGGAGCGTTTCACGGCCGTTCCCTGGGAGCGCTGAGCGCCACGCACAAGGCGGCGTTGCGCGATCCGTTCAAACCGCTGTTACCCGGCTTCTCCCACGTGCCCTTCGGCGATTTGGATGCCGCGGCCAAGGCGATCGGCCCCAAGATCGCGGCGGTGATTGTCGAGCCGATCCAGGGCGAGACGGGCGTAGTGCCCGCGCCGCCGGGATTCCTCGCCGGATTGCAGCGACTGTGCCGCAAGGCCGGTGCGCTGCTGATCGTCGACGAGATTCAGACCGGCATGGGACGCACGGGCAAATGGTTCGCCTATCAGCACGACAAGCTTGCCCCCGACATGGTGACGATGGCCAAGGGCCTGGCCAACGGCGTGCCCATCGGCGCCTGCCTGGTTAGCGAAAAGGTTTCATCCGCGATCAAACCCGGCGACCACGGCAGCACTTTCGGCGGCAACGACCTGGCCTGCAGCGCGGCCCTGGCGACCCTGGGCGTGGTCAGGTCCGAGCGGCTGTTGGCCAATGCCGCGCGCATGGGACGGCGATTGGCCGCGGGGTTGAACAAGATCAAATCGCCGCGAATCGTTGGAGTGCGCGGCCAGGGTCTGATGCAGGCGCTGGTGTTCCGCGACGATCCCTCCGACGTGGCCCGCCGCGCTCTGGACAACGGTCTGCTGGTCTTGCCGACCTCCAAGATCGCCCTGCGCATGCTGCCGTCGTTGGTGATCGACTCGGCGCAAATCGATTGCGGCCTGGAGCTGCTGGAGCGCTCGCTGTGA
- the argB gene encoding acetylglutamate kinase, producing MIEIKRKAATLAEALPYITRWRNAVFVIKVGGSLLDEPRNRQVMLEDVALLSRVGIRPVLVHGGGKLASRMMKDAQLEPRFIDGLRVTDEPTLKVIKQAFSKTNAELVQGLRDVGGQAIPLAAVRTSVIMAQPLRPELGFVGQVESVALDVLGALIKDAQVPVISPLGLGPDGQIYNINADEVAQAVAVQLGAEKLTLLTDVEGVLVDGELISHLDVGDIEELIVRGKITEGMIPKVRAAEEAVRAGVRKVHFIDGNIEHALLLEIFTHEGVGTEVGDEKREQ from the coding sequence GTGATAGAGATTAAACGAAAGGCCGCCACGCTGGCCGAGGCTCTGCCGTACATCACGCGCTGGCGCAACGCGGTGTTCGTAATCAAGGTCGGCGGCAGCCTGCTGGACGAGCCGCGCAACCGCCAGGTGATGCTCGAAGACGTGGCGTTGCTCTCGCGCGTGGGCATTCGCCCGGTGCTGGTGCACGGCGGCGGCAAGCTCGCCTCGCGGATGATGAAGGACGCCCAGCTCGAGCCGCGGTTCATCGATGGTCTGCGTGTGACCGACGAGCCGACGTTAAAGGTAATTAAGCAAGCCTTTAGTAAGACCAACGCCGAGCTGGTTCAGGGACTGCGTGACGTCGGTGGCCAGGCGATCCCGCTGGCCGCAGTGCGTACTTCGGTGATCATGGCCCAGCCGCTGCGACCTGAGTTGGGGTTCGTCGGACAGGTCGAGTCCGTGGCTCTGGACGTACTCGGCGCGCTGATCAAGGACGCTCAGGTGCCGGTGATCAGCCCGCTGGGGCTCGGACCCGACGGCCAGATTTACAACATCAACGCCGATGAGGTGGCCCAGGCGGTGGCCGTGCAGCTTGGGGCTGAAAAGCTGACGTTGCTCACCGATGTTGAGGGCGTATTGGTCGACGGCGAGCTGATCAGCCACCTGGACGTGGGCGACATCGAGGAGCTGATCGTCCGCGGCAAGATCACCGAGGGGATGATCCCCAAGGTGCGCGCCGCCGAAGAGGCTGTGCGTGCCGGAGTGCGCAAAGTGCATTTCATTGACGGCAATATCGAGCACGCGCTGTTGCTCGAGATCTTCACCCACGAGGGAGTTGGAACGGAGGTCGGTGATGAAAAGCGTGAACAGTAG
- a CDS encoding O-antigen ligase family protein, whose protein sequence is MVFPRSLLRRLKTPGAPALVGLALIPLALIAAYAIANFRPLWLLGVFALAGSLVLLTRIEIAALFLPLVIFLPDIGRDLPGPFALFVHDLMILALFGLYAIRQIASRRPVLQIDRRAAFWLLAFIAIAGASLIKAAMLDRAIFLAGVKDWIRLVELTLMTVALAGMIQTRKQARRLLLALCLAGAAAVGVALWAYVHDSEALYRVMNLKRATVQIVGLRYRMVSSMGTAAHTGVCFATLAALATALVRRGARRWTVIFGLALIVLCLVCVVLTFSKGTWVALALAMLVLWTSGRLPRAWIFAVGALAVTGALALMALWGSSLDPGVLATDFFRLSRSSAEIRLARWASVQNVMLREPLLGVGYNCYAYVYGRFAVDSGVMYDYGHPHNMFIDVLTGSGIAGLVMFLGFCSRVLGLARRLTVERGGLAGLGRACYLALLIYFGASLFNSFLFKAGRAGMLLFAVIGLVLALDRMRSEIEDDSDADRVAQQRELERPVAEDQSLGT, encoded by the coding sequence ATGGTATTTCCGCGATCATTGCTGCGTCGTCTGAAGACGCCCGGCGCGCCGGCCCTGGTCGGTCTGGCGCTGATCCCGCTGGCCTTGATCGCGGCCTACGCTATCGCCAACTTCCGTCCGCTGTGGCTGCTGGGCGTGTTCGCCCTGGCCGGCTCGCTGGTTTTGCTCACGCGGATCGAGATCGCCGCGCTTTTCCTGCCGCTGGTGATCTTCCTGCCCGACATCGGCCGCGACCTGCCCGGGCCGTTTGCGCTGTTCGTCCACGACCTGATGATCCTCGCGCTGTTCGGGCTCTACGCAATACGGCAGATCGCCTCGCGGCGTCCAGTGCTGCAGATCGACCGCCGCGCCGCGTTCTGGCTGCTGGCGTTTATCGCAATCGCGGGCGCTTCGCTGATCAAGGCCGCGATGCTCGACCGCGCGATCTTTCTCGCCGGGGTCAAAGATTGGATCAGGCTGGTCGAACTGACGCTGATGACCGTGGCGCTGGCCGGGATGATCCAGACGCGCAAGCAGGCCCGTCGGCTGTTGCTCGCTCTGTGCCTGGCGGGCGCGGCCGCGGTCGGAGTGGCGTTGTGGGCCTACGTGCACGACAGCGAAGCGCTATATCGCGTGATGAACCTCAAGCGCGCCACGGTGCAGATCGTCGGCCTGCGCTACCGGATGGTCAGCAGCATGGGTACTGCCGCGCATACCGGGGTGTGCTTTGCTACCCTCGCCGCCCTGGCCACGGCCCTGGTGCGGCGAGGCGCACGGCGCTGGACTGTCATCTTCGGTCTGGCCTTGATCGTGCTGTGCCTGGTCTGCGTAGTGCTGACATTTAGCAAGGGCACCTGGGTTGCGCTGGCCCTGGCAATGCTGGTGCTCTGGACCTCGGGACGGCTGCCGCGGGCCTGGATCTTCGCGGTCGGTGCGTTGGCCGTGACCGGAGCCCTGGCGCTGATGGCGCTCTGGGGATCGAGCCTCGACCCGGGGGTGCTGGCCACCGACTTCTTCCGCCTCTCGCGCAGCTCGGCCGAAATCCGTTTGGCGCGCTGGGCCTCGGTGCAGAACGTGATGCTGCGCGAGCCGCTGCTGGGCGTGGGCTACAACTGCTACGCCTACGTCTACGGCCGCTTTGCCGTGGACTCGGGCGTGATGTACGACTACGGCCATCCGCACAACATGTTCATTGACGTGCTCACCGGCAGCGGCATCGCCGGGTTGGTGATGTTTCTCGGATTTTGCTCGCGGGTCCTCGGGTTGGCTCGGCGGCTGACCGTCGAGCGCGGCGGCTTGGCCGGCCTGGGTCGCGCCTGCTACCTGGCGCTGCTTATCTATTTCGGCGCGAGCCTATTCAACAGTTTTTTATTTAAGGCCGGACGTGCGGGGATGCTGCTGTTCGCGGTGATCGGGTTGGTCCTGGCCCTGGATCGGATGCGTTCAGAAATAGAGGATGACTCCGACGCAGATCGCGTAGCCCAACAGCGTGAGCTGGAACGGCCGGTCGCCGAGGATCAGTCGCTCGGGACTTAG
- the amrB gene encoding AmmeMemoRadiSam system protein B: MADPSDSPKLRELEFVPAEVQGQPVVALRDPLALSEQTISIPYESLGLLQMLDGNNSIRDIQTMLTKASGEIVPSEPLVEFIDVLDSQFLLDNQHFQKRMVEVSQVYLDSPLREAVCIGSYPDQPEHCTRLFERYASIEAGPGPIDFSVARPAPENIVHGIIAPHIDYQRGGASYAFAYKALAEGSDATTYVVFGTDHHGLAEPYSLTDKSFTTPYGPLEVDRELYQAVGEALHGDFGEPLAHRQEHSIELAAIWLAYIGDRLGRKIRILPVLLGSFGEHVESEQPPDSDPRLAALLQAIRQSTASRGNDVAFVASADLAHIGQQFGDRHKLNEKVLKASSEADQLLLHAALEGSAEGFFESVVAEHDSRRICGLAPIYAALACMPRSRGELLQYGQWSDDGGLASVSFASISFRPA, encoded by the coding sequence ATGGCCGATCCGAGCGATAGTCCCAAGCTGCGCGAGTTGGAGTTTGTGCCCGCCGAGGTCCAGGGCCAGCCGGTGGTGGCGCTGCGCGATCCGCTGGCACTATCGGAACAGACGATCTCAATCCCCTACGAGAGCCTGGGCCTGTTGCAAATGCTCGACGGCAACAACTCGATCCGCGACATCCAGACGATGCTCACCAAAGCCTCGGGAGAGATCGTGCCCTCGGAGCCGCTGGTCGAATTTATCGATGTTCTCGACTCGCAGTTCCTGCTCGATAACCAACATTTTCAAAAGCGAATGGTCGAGGTCAGCCAAGTCTACCTCGACAGCCCGCTACGCGAGGCGGTCTGCATCGGCAGCTACCCGGACCAGCCCGAACACTGCACGCGACTGTTCGAGCGCTACGCCTCGATCGAGGCCGGGCCGGGCCCCATCGACTTCTCGGTTGCGCGGCCCGCACCGGAAAATATCGTTCACGGGATCATCGCCCCGCACATCGACTACCAGCGCGGCGGCGCGAGCTACGCCTTTGCCTACAAGGCCCTGGCCGAGGGGAGCGATGCGACGACTTACGTGGTCTTCGGCACCGACCACCACGGCCTGGCCGAGCCCTACTCGCTGACCGACAAGTCCTTTACCACGCCCTACGGCCCGCTGGAGGTGGACCGCGAGCTGTACCAGGCTGTGGGCGAAGCGCTGCACGGCGATTTTGGCGAGCCGCTGGCCCATCGCCAGGAGCACTCAATCGAGCTGGCCGCGATCTGGCTGGCCTACATCGGCGATCGGCTGGGACGCAAAATCCGCATCCTGCCGGTGCTGCTGGGCTCGTTCGGCGAACACGTCGAGTCGGAACAGCCGCCGGACTCCGACCCGCGGCTGGCCGCGCTGCTGCAGGCGATCCGCCAATCCACTGCATCGCGCGGCAACGACGTGGCGTTCGTCGCATCGGCCGACCTGGCGCACATCGGGCAGCAGTTCGGCGACCGGCACAAGCTCAATGAGAAAGTGTTAAAGGCCAGTTCCGAGGCCGATCAACTGCTGCTGCACGCCGCCCTCGAGGGCTCGGCCGAAGGCTTTTTCGAAAGCGTGGTTGCCGAGCACGACAGTCGCCGGATCTGCGGGTTGGCGCCGATCTACGCCGCGCTGGCCTGCATGCCGCGCTCGCGCGGCGAGCTGTTGCAATACGGACAATGGAGCGACGATGGCGGCCTGGCCTCGGTCAGCTTCGCCTCGATCAGCTTCCGCCCCGCCTGA
- a CDS encoding phosphodiester glycosidase family protein — protein sequence MQIRNAVPTLLVLLLIGLAACPAAARSILPEPRDFQPLFNGVDLWRVELEQPDFLKIFIVRVDLRAQWVQPLVTPDNGSRPLELDAARTSSFAEQYDLQLAINGDFFAPFPIESEGEPCDVAGAARSRGVSYSPDVGFPALLLRDGRAELLQPPMPEQPAGQLISGRPLLVWQGKSTHPLDLLRQPRTAVGLDRAGRTLYLVVVDGRQPGYSVGLRLTQMARLMLELGCYSALNLDGGGSSTLVICSAAGTGCRALNSPSGHRGEGGERIVGNHLGFFAAPVGGPKALKDRTIR from the coding sequence ATGCAGATTCGAAACGCTGTCCCGACCCTGCTTGTGCTGCTGCTGATCGGCCTTGCGGCCTGCCCGGCCGCGGCCCGCTCGATCCTGCCCGAGCCGCGCGATTTCCAGCCGCTGTTTAACGGTGTCGATCTGTGGCGCGTTGAGCTTGAGCAGCCCGATTTTTTAAAAATCTTTATTGTGCGTGTGGACCTGCGGGCGCAGTGGGTCCAGCCGCTGGTTACACCGGACAACGGATCGCGACCGCTGGAACTCGACGCGGCGCGCACCAGCAGTTTCGCCGAGCAATACGACTTGCAGCTGGCGATCAACGGCGACTTCTTTGCGCCGTTCCCCATCGAGTCCGAGGGTGAGCCGTGCGACGTGGCGGGCGCGGCACGCTCGCGCGGCGTGAGCTACTCACCCGACGTCGGGTTTCCGGCCCTGCTGCTGCGCGACGGTCGCGCCGAGCTGTTGCAGCCGCCGATGCCCGAGCAGCCCGCAGGACAACTGATCAGCGGCAGGCCGCTGCTGGTTTGGCAGGGAAAGAGCACCCATCCGCTGGACCTGCTGCGCCAGCCGCGCACGGCCGTGGGCCTGGATCGCGCGGGGCGCACGCTATACCTGGTGGTGGTCGACGGCAGGCAGCCGGGCTATTCGGTGGGACTGCGCCTGACTCAAATGGCGAGGCTGATGCTCGAGCTGGGCTGCTACAGCGCGCTGAACCTCGACGGCGGCGGCTCGAGCACGCTGGTAATCTGCTCGGCCGCGGGCACTGGCTGCCGCGCGCTCAACTCGCCCTCGGGCCATCGCGGCGAGGGCGGCGAGCGGATCGTGGGTAATCATCTGGGATTTTTCGCCGCGCCCGTGGGCGGGCCCAAGGCGCTCAAGGACCGGACTATTCGTTAG